One genomic window of Spiroplasma endosymbiont of Diplazon laetatorius includes the following:
- a CDS encoding lipoprotein, protein MKKLLTFLGAVSLTASTFSVASCSMVNYKSQSIKNKVKNLIDISSALLRGTMIQNASQGKDKTLAYDSNFLNNLIGNSKASDIIPKFKTDKHSTLNQLKETYFEDQNLNRESINQMNNNFLTNEVKAPVSSIDSFSSTFVLLVSALKTNGGLHPSISGLIEGLLPSLNLSDDLTQSLDSKKIAPFIKLIDKISDPLSKTLVFLQESNSFYSLLKNLFNSEFENAIKEKNTSEITKWIGNFLKEFKANGMEQVFDLLINSVLTLDKPAQELTGQSILNASLKRVNNIFARSSGQNDKIIDNNSLYTGLSRNFDKDLGDIIGVFLQKFGTNFNDLNFTAILTSIISEPENIVDILFVISSLLKYMSSVDFTDFSPKNDDNLFSDQKDNNAFIEELNKKSMQENPFSTKILLKNLIAITNTTTNYNGKQAQKLFYLLFNSGKKPTNIDEKINAFSLFTKLSSSVIGNEKNNYSSLVYGIGKGVAIWQKWSVAKVIGPDQVGNLFRWVITDGLGNNSDFSGLNKVLEILSGFIEIDLKVSDNTTFQLKKLFNAIWDKDSTLFKDLFGLQTSLYSLFNTEIGEKTKISDILDLIYNSISGAVCQKGDKLKNGISIISSEIDNINYTLWYQSKGKLVQFKEGSTNEKGTYNALQAFIVSSKRRGLIISKDQNKPENLNIKGTKAAMYALGTDYDSNGNQNMNKFREVSFLAGFEEIIDDSIIWNSFDDISRGFNDIKKINDEVINKVYKPLIQDKNFKTKLITQDNIDKPNDRQSITYKTVYTNPFSNEKFTYEINIVLEVNESSWKVNSIKKI, encoded by the coding sequence ATGAAAAAATTATTAACTTTTTTGGGGGCCGTTTCTTTAACAGCATCCACTTTTAGTGTTGCCTCTTGCAGTATGGTAAACTATAAGTCTCAATCAATAAAAAATAAGGTAAAAAATTTAATTGATATTTCTTCTGCACTATTAAGAGGGACCATGATTCAAAATGCAAGTCAAGGAAAAGATAAGACACTTGCATATGATTCTAATTTTTTAAATAACCTAATAGGTAACTCCAAAGCATCTGATATCATACCTAAATTTAAAACAGATAAACACTCTACTTTAAACCAACTTAAAGAAACTTATTTTGAAGACCAAAACTTAAACAGAGAATCAATAAACCAAATGAATAATAACTTTTTGACCAATGAAGTTAAAGCTCCAGTGAGTTCAATTGATAGTTTTTCTAGCACTTTTGTATTATTGGTAAGTGCTTTAAAAACTAATGGAGGTCTACACCCCAGCATTTCTGGTTTGATAGAGGGATTATTGCCAAGTTTAAATCTTTCAGATGATTTAACTCAGTCTCTAGATAGCAAAAAAATAGCACCTTTTATAAAGTTAATTGATAAAATAAGTGATCCTTTATCAAAAACACTAGTTTTCTTACAAGAATCAAACTCTTTTTATTCACTATTGAAAAACTTGTTTAATTCAGAATTTGAAAATGCCATAAAAGAAAAAAATACTTCAGAAATTACAAAATGAATAGGTAACTTTTTAAAAGAATTTAAAGCAAATGGTATGGAACAAGTTTTTGATTTATTAATAAACTCTGTTTTAACATTAGATAAGCCAGCACAAGAGTTAACAGGACAATCTATATTAAATGCATCTTTAAAAAGAGTTAATAATATATTTGCAAGATCTTCTGGGCAGAACGATAAAATAATAGATAATAACTCCTTATATACAGGTTTATCAAGAAATTTTGATAAAGATTTAGGAGATATTATAGGAGTTTTCTTACAAAAGTTTGGAACAAACTTTAATGATCTTAATTTTACAGCCATATTAACTTCAATTATAAGCGAACCAGAAAATATAGTGGATATTTTATTTGTTATAAGTTCTTTATTGAAATACATGTCAAGTGTTGATTTCACAGATTTTTCTCCAAAAAACGATGATAATTTATTTAGTGATCAAAAAGATAATAATGCTTTCATAGAAGAACTAAATAAAAAAAGTATGCAAGAAAACCCATTTAGTACAAAAATATTATTAAAAAACTTAATAGCAATAACAAATACAACAACTAACTATAATGGTAAACAAGCTCAAAAGCTGTTTTATCTATTATTCAACTCAGGTAAAAAACCCACAAATATAGACGAAAAAATAAATGCCTTTTCTTTATTTACTAAATTGTCTTCTTCAGTTATTGGAAACGAAAAAAACAATTACTCATCTCTGGTGTATGGTATTGGTAAAGGAGTAGCTATTTGGCAAAAATGATCTGTTGCCAAAGTTATAGGACCGGATCAAGTTGGTAACTTATTTAGATGAGTTATAACAGATGGATTGGGTAATAACTCTGATTTTAGTGGTTTAAATAAAGTTTTAGAGATTTTATCAGGGTTTATTGAAATAGATTTAAAAGTGAGTGATAACACAACTTTTCAATTAAAAAAATTATTTAATGCAATATGAGATAAAGATTCCACTTTATTTAAAGATTTATTTGGACTACAAACGAGTTTATATTCTTTATTTAACACCGAAATAGGTGAAAAAACGAAAATATCAGATATTCTAGACTTAATCTATAATTCTATATCTGGTGCTGTTTGTCAAAAAGGAGATAAGTTAAAAAATGGTATTTCAATTATTTCAAGTGAAATAGACAATATTAACTATACTTTGTGATATCAAAGTAAAGGTAAATTAGTACAATTTAAAGAAGGAAGCACCAATGAAAAAGGTACTTACAATGCATTACAAGCTTTTATTGTTTCTTCTAAACGTAGAGGTTTAATAATATCAAAAGATCAAAATAAACCTGAAAATTTAAATATTAAAGGAACTAAAGCTGCTATGTATGCATTAGGAACTGATTATGATTCAAATGGTAATCAAAACATGAATAAGTTTAGAGAAGTTTCATTTTTAGCTGGTTTTGAAGAAATTATTGATGATTCAATCATTTGAAACTCTTTTGATGATATTTCAAGAGGTTTTAACGATATTAAAAAAATTAATGATGAAGTTATTAATAAGGTTTATAAACCATTGATCCAAGATAAAAACTTTAAAACTAAATTAATAACACAAGATAATATTGATAAGCCAAACGACAGACAATCAATAACTTATAAAACAGTTTATACAAACCCCTTCTCAAATGAAAAATTTACTTATGAAATAAACATTGTATTGGAAGTTAATGAATCTTCTTGAAAAGTTAACTCTATAAAAAAAATCTAA
- a CDS encoding ABC transporter permease: MKKSIFLYLKQGIKGVLRFKIQFIVIVILSFLATFILSVSLSSTNRLSNDYDQTMSKMDKFDFINEKTVGLNSSDEVSTYIYSSMDVINNQFNYVHNSEDPSNEITNKAIEANHNLVLLEDNKDYPDTFISKTFRDSEVQLKFLNMISDFNFFYSIFRYEYNELTEQTNWDPYWDNLGDPEWTSWNYVQNGKWGANSNHGYDEAEDGFGTIGRFYIPTLEKLKQNYLNDLFNEQDTPAYVKNTLFWKLKEEGSIDKEQLEKTKLTDNDDRNIYSRYLYFSLEGILRQLIRQSIEYPAFWINQAIKSSESKDLDSVVSEFNKISVEENIGFKWVFKDDTENIKKYATTIFAWIFGIDINSDVNGYTIDEEIKNKFLINEENKAWKNSLDLSVSYSKGDFLKNKSEVFAKGMRGSLSQITANINEKGLVKNYGKTFGADFLRHYNGKSLERSLDYATKFSYLNNYDKEFNYSSIKTLHAFFLRYKILADAFGFDYDVRGEAYYTDNVEEVTYRIIDIDQNTDALKNLTLYSGNMPRTRNEILIGQQFATSNKYKIGENIKIGGGNFVISGFASEPLSYYPMVDTNNPLPNSKKSAIVYANNYVMSQIESRAYQKNITKIFYNFLTTKEGEEKIGIQKTKEYNSYLFSNVEDFYNHYNFINNGRNFKKSSVDDYKDFESSVFKLNWQIAPLIIGVFKILSYIFCLIIFAITIIATVVAVKKTVELNSGEIGILKAMGARNSEISLSYISYGIVVMLFTAPLAWITGSVIQEFITKVFFQFSSGKSSILYFDALSLVISISVFGLLLCFISFFTAYRVVKRPTIEIMNKKENVKRIEWLDKMKNYIIRNKKFSSRFSFELAVSGFSKTMLTSSTVFFAAFFVSFGLTIPGIVQNVVGSYYKNVNYSNSYENIDLIGNAPLAKTTIAPTKYIDKYEENLIDSKDIFGNGISQISKNISDFAANPDNSAIPQLLLTEKNGLISPEWTYETMLGYNSMNNSLLASISSILGNNIAQLLGKGISVSDIQKMLEWKIHFNDYSDFASRKKDIDDVSQLLTDGLPAILTSFIEGSSVSEGNWKEQIVDIIISQTPPYIKQYVTRTENRLNNFQFGWEISKYIPGVDNFYTKLDIENNDKRKFTITGLDQTQNAYKIDDYLRHTVFTNDYQANILKKILKGDNNISQEELDDVNNFYDKNTKTLNIPVIANQQTDFDLDSKWDILNNPSINKSRLVIRDGSVDIPNEAWMYNDEDWMKYNKNYKNNTSDYFMEMSNLSASKFTYAPIFDKNNNLMDNSYGFYNIDRKITKQGEELDLTIRPYYSFDNINLLIPSAYKGSFQELISKGNKNKENLWYQAEVSSTEVPEVTKKAWSKIDNSFADSSYFSIKPYSMYFDPRNNYEKEDQNLSGKAVENITAANETFFGRNLRDSNGPIAFGTKELNWINKNPNLDKIQFKKVGQIDVYGSSLIIGDQSIMNILNGYDISKYTPFNFIYEDKSVPSKSYSKDGVTIQTFDYIDPLKYLEEDGESFNKDLIFGETDFEKSIRPSQWYNGVLSNSSEPLFITTQASFSRIMKSGFEAVNTPMYGDSGLEISSTKLLGQQKAMINQMSAIVLSIATIAISLLVIIIILTITLINDLYVNQYRKFMVVMKSLGYSNRNIILYTFGVVTLLSTISYIVGVVLNFTVIYILFSIISKNYGSMPFGFTWWTPIIAIILVFGSFFASIAITTRKIRKESPSILMR; the protein is encoded by the coding sequence ATGAAAAAGTCAATATTTTTATATTTAAAACAAGGGATAAAAGGGGTCCTGCGATTTAAAATACAATTTATAGTAATTGTTATTTTAAGTTTTTTAGCAACATTCATTTTGAGTGTTTCTTTGTCGTCAACAAATAGATTAAGTAATGATTATGATCAAACAATGTCAAAAATGGATAAGTTTGATTTTATAAACGAAAAAACAGTAGGTTTAAATTCTTCTGATGAAGTTTCTACATACATTTATTCAAGCATGGATGTAATCAATAACCAGTTTAATTATGTTCACAATAGTGAAGATCCTTCAAATGAAATAACTAATAAAGCAATTGAAGCAAATCACAACTTAGTTCTTTTAGAAGATAACAAAGATTATCCTGATACATTTATATCAAAAACTTTTAGAGATTCTGAAGTTCAACTTAAGTTTTTAAATATGATAAGTGATTTTAACTTTTTTTACAGCATTTTTAGATATGAATATAATGAGTTAACTGAACAAACAAATTGAGATCCTTATTGAGATAATTTAGGAGACCCTGAATGAACTTCTTGAAATTATGTCCAAAACGGTAAATGAGGAGCAAATTCAAATCATGGTTATGACGAAGCTGAAGATGGTTTTGGTACAATAGGTAGATTTTATATTCCTACTTTAGAAAAACTTAAACAAAATTACTTAAATGATTTATTTAATGAGCAAGATACTCCTGCTTATGTAAAAAATACTCTTTTTTGAAAACTAAAAGAAGAAGGTTCGATAGATAAAGAACAATTGGAAAAAACTAAACTTACAGACAATGATGACAGAAATATCTATAGCAGATATTTATATTTCTCATTGGAAGGAATTCTTAGACAATTAATAAGACAATCTATTGAGTATCCTGCTTTCTGAATAAACCAAGCTATTAAGTCTTCAGAATCAAAAGATTTGGACTCTGTTGTTTCGGAATTTAATAAAATAAGTGTAGAAGAAAATATTGGATTTAAATGAGTTTTTAAAGATGATACTGAAAATATAAAAAAATATGCAACTACAATTTTTGCTTGAATTTTTGGTATAGATATAAATAGTGATGTTAATGGATATACAATAGATGAGGAAATCAAAAACAAATTCCTAATTAATGAAGAGAACAAAGCTTGAAAAAATTCTTTAGATTTAAGTGTCTCATATTCAAAAGGAGACTTTCTTAAAAACAAAAGTGAAGTTTTTGCTAAGGGTATGCGTGGAAGTCTTTCTCAAATAACAGCAAATATTAACGAAAAAGGTCTTGTTAAAAATTATGGTAAAACTTTTGGAGCTGATTTTTTAAGACATTATAATGGTAAATCATTAGAAAGAAGTTTAGATTATGCTACTAAGTTTTCATATTTAAACAACTACGATAAAGAATTTAATTACTCTAGCATAAAAACTCTACACGCTTTCTTCTTAAGATATAAAATATTGGCTGATGCTTTTGGTTTTGATTATGATGTTAGGGGTGAAGCCTACTACACAGATAATGTGGAAGAAGTTACTTATAGAATTATTGATATTGATCAAAATACAGATGCTTTAAAAAATTTAACCCTTTATTCAGGTAATATGCCTAGAACAAGAAATGAAATTCTTATCGGTCAACAATTTGCAACATCAAACAAATATAAAATAGGTGAAAATATAAAAATTGGGGGAGGTAACTTTGTAATTTCTGGATTTGCATCAGAACCGCTTTCTTATTACCCAATGGTTGATACAAATAACCCATTACCAAATAGTAAAAAATCAGCAATAGTTTATGCAAATAATTATGTAATGAGTCAAATAGAAAGTCGTGCTTATCAAAAAAATATAACTAAAATATTTTATAATTTTCTAACTACAAAAGAAGGTGAAGAAAAAATAGGTATTCAAAAAACCAAAGAGTACAACTCATATTTATTTTCTAATGTGGAAGACTTTTACAATCACTATAATTTTATAAATAATGGTAGAAACTTTAAAAAGTCTTCAGTGGATGATTATAAGGACTTTGAATCAAGTGTGTTTAAATTAAATTGACAAATAGCTCCATTAATAATTGGTGTTTTTAAAATATTGTCATATATATTTTGTTTAATAATTTTTGCAATAACAATAATTGCAACGGTTGTTGCTGTTAAAAAAACAGTAGAACTTAACTCTGGTGAAATAGGTATATTAAAAGCTATGGGTGCGAGAAACTCTGAGATCTCTTTATCATACATTTCTTATGGTATAGTTGTAATGCTTTTTACAGCCCCGTTGGCATGAATAACGGGGTCTGTAATTCAAGAGTTTATAACAAAGGTATTTTTCCAATTTAGTTCAGGTAAATCAAGTATTTTATATTTTGATGCCTTATCATTGGTCATATCAATATCTGTCTTTGGTTTATTATTATGCTTTATTTCTTTCTTTACTGCTTATAGAGTGGTTAAGAGACCAACAATTGAAATAATGAATAAAAAAGAAAATGTAAAAAGAATTGAATGATTAGATAAAATGAAAAATTATATAATTCGAAATAAGAAATTCTCTAGTCGATTTAGTTTTGAACTTGCTGTTTCTGGTTTTTCAAAAACCATGCTTACTTCTTCTACTGTTTTCTTTGCAGCATTCTTTGTTTCATTTGGTCTTACAATTCCTGGGATTGTCCAAAATGTTGTGGGTAGTTATTATAAAAATGTAAACTATTCTAATTCTTATGAAAATATAGATTTAATAGGTAATGCTCCATTAGCAAAAACAACAATCGCTCCAACAAAATACATTGATAAATATGAAGAAAATCTAATCGATAGTAAAGATATATTTGGAAACGGTATTTCTCAAATATCTAAAAATATTTCTGATTTTGCAGCAAATCCAGATAATTCTGCAATACCACAGTTACTTTTAACAGAGAAAAATGGTTTAATAAGTCCTGAATGAACATATGAAACTATGCTTGGTTATAACTCTATGAATAATTCTTTATTAGCCTCTATATCAAGTATTTTGGGTAATAATATTGCTCAATTATTAGGTAAAGGTATATCTGTTTCGGATATTCAAAAAATGTTAGAATGAAAAATTCACTTTAATGACTATTCTGATTTTGCTTCAAGAAAAAAAGATATAGATGATGTCTCTCAATTATTAACTGATGGTTTACCAGCTATACTTACAAGTTTTATAGAAGGTTCAAGTGTTAGTGAAGGTAATTGAAAAGAACAAATTGTAGATATAATTATTTCACAAACACCACCATACATAAAACAATATGTTACTAGAACAGAAAATAGATTGAATAACTTTCAATTTGGTTGAGAAATAAGTAAATATATACCTGGTGTAGACAACTTCTATACTAAACTTGATATAGAAAATAATGATAAAAGAAAATTTACTATAACAGGTTTAGATCAAACTCAAAACGCTTATAAAATAGATGACTATTTAAGACATACGGTTTTCACAAACGACTATCAAGCTAATATTTTGAAAAAAATATTAAAAGGTGACAACAATATATCCCAAGAGGAACTTGATGATGTCAATAATTTTTATGATAAAAATACAAAAACATTAAACATTCCTGTAATAGCAAATCAACAAACTGACTTTGATTTGGATTCAAAATGAGATATTTTAAATAACCCTTCAATAAATAAAAGTAGACTTGTTATAAGGGACGGTTCTGTTGATATACCAAATGAAGCATGAATGTATAATGATGAAGATTGAATGAAATATAATAAGAACTATAAAAATAATACAAGTGATTATTTTATGGAAATGAGTAACCTTTCAGCTTCAAAATTCACTTATGCACCAATTTTTGATAAAAATAATAATTTGATGGATAACTCTTATGGTTTCTATAACATTGATAGAAAAATCACAAAACAGGGAGAAGAATTAGATTTAACTATTAGACCTTATTATTCATTTGATAATATAAATCTTTTAATACCAAGTGCTTATAAAGGTTCTTTCCAAGAATTAATTTCTAAGGGAAATAAAAATAAAGAAAACCTGTGATATCAAGCAGAAGTTTCAAGTACTGAAGTTCCAGAAGTTACAAAAAAAGCATGATCTAAAATTGATAATAGTTTTGCTGATTCAAGTTATTTCTCTATTAAACCGTATTCAATGTATTTTGATCCTAGAAATAATTACGAAAAAGAAGATCAAAACCTATCTGGAAAGGCCGTTGAAAATATAACTGCAGCAAATGAAACTTTTTTTGGTAGAAATTTAAGGGATTCTAATGGACCAATAGCTTTTGGTACAAAAGAACTAAATTGAATTAATAAAAACCCAAATTTAGATAAGATTCAATTTAAAAAAGTAGGTCAAATAGATGTTTATGGAAGTTCTTTAATAATTGGTGATCAAAGTATTATGAACATTTTGAATGGTTATGATATTTCTAAATACACACCATTTAACTTTATATATGAAGATAAAAGTGTTCCTTCAAAAAGTTATTCAAAAGATGGAGTAACAATTCAAACTTTTGATTATATTGATCCATTAAAATATTTAGAAGAAGATGGAGAAAGTTTTAATAAAGACTTAATATTTGGTGAAACAGATTTTGAAAAAAGCATCAGACCAAGTCAGTGGTACAACGGTGTTCTTTCTAATTCTTCTGAACCGCTTTTTATAACAACTCAAGCTTCTTTCTCAAGAATTATGAAGTCTGGTTTTGAAGCTGTTAATACACCAATGTATGGAGATTCTGGACTAGAGATAAGTTCAACAAAATTATTGGGACAACAAAAAGCAATGATAAATCAAATGTCTGCAATAGTACTTTCTATAGCAACTATTGCAATATCTTTATTGGTCATAATAATAATATTAACAATAACACTTATAAATGATTTATATGTAAATCAGTATAGGAAGTTTATGGTTGTTATGAAATCGTTAGGATATTCTAATAGAAACATTATTCTATATACATTTGGTGTAGTAACTCTTCTTTCAACAATATCTTATATTGTTGGAGTGGTTCTAAATTTCACTGTAATATATATTTTATTCTCTATTATAAGTAAAAATTATGGTTCTATGCCTTTTGGATTCACTTGATGAACTCCTATTATAGCTATAATATTGGTATTTGGTTCTTTCTTTGCATCAATTGCAATTACAACAAGAAAAATAAGAAAAGAATCACCTTCAATTCTTATGAGATAA
- a CDS encoding DJ-1 family glyoxalase III, which translates to MAKVAIFVANGFEDTEVVATVDVLRRAEKLFAGSFPVVDIVSINDSKQVKGAWNIQLTADKLINEINFADYDCLVLPGGRVGVDHLKENETLMNAVEKHAKENKVVAAICAAPEILGKLGLVDGIEVTHYPGCTADLDKAIKKPQMSAIADKNIITGSSIGGALQFALQIVDHFTSTEQMLELHETLVFNY; encoded by the coding sequence ATGGCAAAAGTCGCTATTTTTGTTGCTAACGGTTTTGAAGATACTGAAGTTGTAGCAACTGTTGATGTTCTAAGAAGAGCAGAGAAGTTATTTGCTGGAAGTTTTCCAGTTGTTGATATCGTTTCAATAAATGATTCTAAACAAGTTAAAGGTGCTTGAAATATACAATTAACAGCAGATAAGTTAATTAATGAAATTAACTTTGCTGATTATGATTGTTTAGTATTACCGGGTGGAAGAGTTGGAGTAGATCATTTAAAAGAAAATGAAACTCTAATGAATGCTGTTGAAAAACACGCAAAAGAAAACAAAGTGGTTGCAGCTATTTGTGCAGCTCCTGAAATACTAGGTAAATTAGGATTAGTTGATGGAATAGAAGTTACTCACTATCCAGGATGTACAGCAGACTTAGATAAGGCTATTAAAAAACCTCAAATGTCAGCTATAGCAGATAAAAATATTATTACAGGTAGTTCAATTGGAGGGGCACTACAATTTGCTTTACAAATAGTAGATCACTTTACTTCAACAGAACAAATGTTAGAATTACACGAAACATTAGTATTTAATTATTAA
- the nusA gene encoding transcription termination factor NusA — MIDGAQLLDAIYEIVQDKKIDKEIILEGIREGFQKAYEKFFDPEAIVRVDIDQNTGQIKVFKELTVVQKIEDEWLEIGLNQAKEQYGENVSIGDNVYEPVEFTMEFSKLAVMQVGQIIKQKIREGEKNKIYQEFLTKNHEIVGGFVKDVTETSYLVDVEGSIIPIWNKKMIPGEDFDIDQRITFYIEEVSKDNKHSQIQASRIHPEFLTRLMETEVPEISEGIVEVKSVAREPGHRAKIAVYSHEEGVDPIGSCVGASGSRIKNVTKELNGEKIDVVLWNEDPKTFVMNSLAPVKVISIDIDEENNECFIVVPNEQLSLAIGKKGMAARLVANLVNMKINIFSLDSAKEKEIEIKWNGNIDEAELNNPEFLNKVNKRREKTAGNYVKENNPVKKEVEEEIVFVEETSSIDEIQASIAAFESLSEDDSTFEFEESIGSDEDYDSYYQD; from the coding sequence ATGATAGATGGTGCACAATTATTAGATGCGATTTATGAAATCGTACAAGATAAAAAAATTGATAAAGAAATTATTTTAGAAGGAATTAGAGAAGGTTTTCAAAAAGCTTATGAAAAATTCTTTGATCCAGAAGCTATTGTTAGAGTTGATATTGACCAAAACACAGGTCAAATCAAAGTATTTAAAGAATTAACAGTTGTTCAAAAAATTGAAGATGAATGATTGGAAATTGGTTTAAATCAAGCTAAAGAACAATACGGAGAAAATGTTTCAATCGGAGACAACGTTTATGAACCAGTTGAATTTACAATGGAATTCTCAAAACTAGCAGTAATGCAAGTTGGGCAAATCATTAAACAAAAAATTCGTGAAGGTGAAAAAAATAAAATATACCAAGAATTCTTAACAAAAAACCATGAAATTGTTGGAGGGTTTGTAAAAGATGTAACTGAAACTAGTTATTTAGTTGATGTTGAAGGTTCAATTATTCCAATTTGAAATAAAAAAATGATTCCAGGAGAAGATTTTGATATTGATCAAAGAATTACTTTCTATATTGAAGAAGTTTCAAAAGACAATAAACACTCACAAATTCAAGCTTCAAGAATTCACCCTGAATTCTTAACAAGATTAATGGAAACAGAAGTTCCTGAAATATCAGAAGGAATTGTTGAAGTTAAATCTGTTGCTAGAGAACCAGGACACAGAGCTAAAATTGCTGTTTACTCACACGAAGAGGGAGTAGATCCAATTGGAAGTTGTGTTGGAGCATCAGGAAGCAGAATTAAAAATGTTACTAAAGAGTTAAATGGTGAAAAAATTGATGTAGTTTTATGAAATGAAGATCCAAAAACATTTGTAATGAACTCATTGGCACCAGTTAAAGTTATTAGTATTGATATCGATGAAGAAAACAATGAATGTTTCATCGTTGTACCAAACGAACAATTATCATTAGCTATTGGTAAAAAAGGTATGGCAGCAAGATTAGTTGCAAACTTAGTTAATATGAAAATTAACATTTTCTCATTAGATAGTGCAAAAGAAAAAGAAATTGAAATCAAATGAAATGGAAACATTGATGAAGCTGAGTTAAACAACCCAGAATTCTTAAACAAAGTTAACAAAAGAAGAGAAAAAACAGCAGGAAACTATGTAAAAGAAAACAATCCAGTTAAAAAAGAGGTTGAAGAAGAAATAGTATTTGTTGAAGAAACTTCTTCAATTGATGAAATTCAAGCATCAATTGCAGCATTTGAAAGCTTAAGTGAAGATGACAGTACTTTTGAATTTGAAGAAAGTATCGGTAGTGATGAAGATTACGATTCATACTACCAAGACTAA
- the rnpM gene encoding RNase P modulator RnpM, giving the protein MNKDVNLRKDAASGKMYPKIELIRIVRNKDGEVFIDNTKKANGRGAYIRPTLEAVQKVKKTRVLERHLKTSLDSDFYEKLLEEVKSNWD; this is encoded by the coding sequence ATGAACAAAGACGTAAATCTTAGAAAAGATGCTGCATCTGGTAAGATGTATCCAAAAATAGAATTAATCAGAATTGTTAGAAATAAAGATGGTGAAGTTTTTATTGATAATACAAAAAAAGCTAATGGTAGAGGAGCTTATATAAGACCCACACTTGAAGCTGTTCAAAAAGTTAAAAAAACTAGAGTTTTAGAAAGACATTTAAAAACTAGTTTAGACAGCGATTTTTACGAAAAACTTCTAGAAGAGGTAAAATCAAATTGGGACTAG
- a CDS encoding 50S ribosomal protein L7, whose amino-acid sequence MGLDLDKLLGSLGMISSAGKLIYGEKLFDQIKQSKIKIVLTSSDMGPSQLKKINDKANFYNVRIINGLFDSQRLNKAIGRTNVKSVGVSDENFVKLLLKNVE is encoded by the coding sequence TTGGGACTAGATTTAGATAAATTATTAGGCTCATTAGGAATGATTTCATCTGCTGGAAAACTTATTTATGGTGAAAAACTTTTTGATCAAATAAAACAAAGCAAAATAAAAATAGTATTAACTAGCTCAGATATGGGCCCATCTCAATTGAAAAAAATAAATGATAAAGCTAATTTTTATAATGTAAGAATTATTAATGGTTTATTTGATTCTCAAAGATTAAATAAAGCCATTGGAAGAACCAACGTTAAAAGCGTAGGGGTTAGTGATGAAAATTTTGTAAAGTTACTTTTAAAAAACGTCGAATAA